GAGGACAATTGCTCACGTACGGCTGGCTCGCTCGTTTCCACCGCCAATTCAAACGGCTGGGAGGTATGGCGTGGTAGATCAAGAAATTTGTGAAAATTGACATGCTTCGACCAATAATAGGTCTTCCCCTGGAAGGTGATATCTTTCCCGCGATTGTGCCACGTCGCAACCGTGGTAAAAAACCGACAGCTCGGATCGACATGCTCTGTCCACAAATCTAACACCACTGGCGGGCGTGTCTTTTTCCAGTTCGCACCAACAGGAGGGATGGGACAATCTGGTTCACCTAAGTTTTCGCCATAGGTAAAGCACTCGTCGTGCGCAGCCAACAACGCAAGCGCTTCGGGTACCCCTTGGGCACTGCGGATCTGCTCAAAGATCGGGTCAGTTTCGACATAGATCGTTTTGCCACTACGTTTCCGCTCGGCCGGGGACCAGGACGCACCACACAGGTTCAGAATCACATCTGTCCTCTCGTAGAGCGATTGCAACTGCAACTGAGAGAGACCATAGTAACAATCCTTGAACGAGTCCCAATAGGCCCAGCGGCCAGCAAAGCCGAATTTCTCCAACGCCTGCTGCAAGCACGTTACATTGTAGGTCGCATCCGATACCACACTCTTCACTCGTGGATCATATGGCGGCGCACCTGAATCCTCAACATAAAAGACATCATGGCCAAGCTGCCGGAGGCCGACGAGATATTGCAAGGCTTGCCAGACAACTCCTGCCATCGGGTATTGCCCGGCAAGATGCAACACCACAATCGTTTTACGAGACGGCATGTTGTGGATCCTCCTGTTCCTGTTCACTGAACTGCGTGCGATACAGTGCAAAAAAGGCTCCCTGTTTACGCATGAGGTCACTAAACGTTCCTTGCTCGATGATTTGCCCGCCACGTACGACGAGAATCATATCCGCATTCCGTACCGTCGAGAGTCGGTGGGCAATGATGAACGTGGTTCGTCCCTTCATCAATTCCTCAAATCCTTGCATGATGAGGGCTTCGGTTTCCGCATCCACCGACGAGGTCGGCTCATCGAGGATGAGAATCGGCGCGTTGCGCAGAATAGCGCGAGCAATCGTCATGCGCTGCCGCTCGCC
The sequence above is drawn from the Deltaproteobacteria bacterium genome and encodes:
- a CDS encoding glycosyltransferase family 1 protein, which encodes MPSRKTIVVLHLAGQYPMAGVVWQALQYLVGLRQLGHDVFYVEDSGAPPYDPRVKSVVSDATYNVTCLQQALEKFGFAGRWAYWDSFKDCYYGLSQLQLQSLYERTDVILNLCGASWSPAERKRSGKTIYVETDPIFEQIRSAQGVPEALALLAAHDECFTYGENLGEPDCPIPPVGANWKKTRPPVVLDLWTEHVDPSCRFFTTVATWHNRGKDITFQGKTYYWSKHVNFHKFLDLPRHTSQPFELAVETSEPAVREQLSSLGWHLAEASERSATVEGYRDYIYSSRGEFTVAKDIYVRPRSGWFSDRSVCYLAAGKPVVTQETGFSKFIPAGEGVFAFSNMEEAVSALERINADYVHHARAARRVAQEFFAADKVLRKLLQDAGIA